The following is a genomic window from Saprospiraceae bacterium.
AAAATTTATTAATCAAATATTTTGGGAAATACTTAAAAGATTGAATGACAGCATTTTTATACATCATTTTAATATGTATTCTGATAACGGCGTTGCTTGTCCTCTACTTCAAGTTATCAAATACAAATAGAGAAGTGATAAAATGGAAGGAACAAAATGATGCTAGTACAATCTTACTGAAATCTATTCAGAACGAAGTCAAAAAAAATAATGAAACCATCGCATTGCAGGAAAATCTTTTGCGAATCAAAACTAAAGATATAATTATAAAATCAAGGGAACTCGACGAAAAAAACCACCTTATAGGACTCATTAAGACCAAAATTTCGGATGCTCAGCAAAATCCTGCTAAAATCAAAAACAGAGTTCATGAAATTGATCTCGAATTAGAACATTTTTTAAAGGTAGAAGATCACACTTTTGAGATGCAGATGGACGAATTGAACCAGGCATTCATGAAGCTCCTAAAATCAAAATTTCCTGAAATCACTCCACATGACCAAAGGATCTGCCTATATATCAAAACAGGAATGTCATCTCTTGAAATGGCAGCTCTCATGAATGTACTGCCTTCAAGTATTTATATCAGCAGGTCACGACTTAGAAAAAAACTCGGTTTGGAAATGGATCAGGATTTGTACGGATTTCTGACGCAGCTCAGATGAACATTTCTATAGCTGATCAGCCTTGAAATTTAATTTTCAAATCCATAAATAAGCGTATTAGTTCTACTTTGTTAACTTAAGAATTGAGTCCAAAATGTTTCAAACTTCTTCATTTGTTTTATGCCACCCATTCAAAACCATGACAATGTAAATACCAAGTTAAAAAATGATTTATAGCTTAATAATGGGACTATCTTCATTTGTCTGGCTTTGTCGCTCAAGCCGCGACTGGCTTTTACTTTTTTTCATTACCAAAAAAAGTAAACAACCCGCCTGCCTACGGAGTCGGGCAGGAAAAGGTTAGTTCCGCTAAATCGCTCCGCGTACCGGAACGGCCACGCTTCTTATATTCTAATTTAATGTTTGCTATTTAGCCTAGGTTAAATACAATATCTGATCGATTATATGACGTAAAAGCTAAGTTGACAAAGTAGTATTAAGCATCAAAAATCAGGATTGAATAAAGATGCGGTTAAAAATTACGGGATTGGTAAGTAAAAATAAAATTTGATATGCAAACTAACCCAAACTCAAAATTAGTAATTTTTCCGAATAAATGTGATAAAAAAATTGGTAAAACCGCATTACAATTTACATTTGTATTTTTATATTTTTTACCTTTTTTAAAATTCCAGTAGTATGAATATTTCTTTGCCAAAATACGTGAATTTGTTTTTCGCATTAATTTTGTTTACGTCATTCATTTATTCCCAAGATAACTCTTCCAAATCCTTTGATAATCTAAAATTCCGTTACATAGGTGTCGATGGCAACAGAACCATCGCTGTTGTAGGTGAAGTAGGTAATCCCATGGTCTCTTATGTAGGGGCGGCATCAGGTGGTATCTTCAAGACCGAAGATGGAGGGCTTAATTGGAAACCCATCTTTGACGATCAGGATGTGGCAGCCATAGGTTCATTGGCTATCGCGCCTTCCAATCAGAATCAAATATGGTGCGGTACAGGGGAAACTTTTGTAATTCGACCCGCACATCAATATGGCAACGGTATCTACAAATCATCTGATGCAGGCAAAACATGGAAACATATGGGACTTGAAAATTCAGCCCGAATAGGTAGAATAGTCGTACACCCGGTAGATACCAATACTGTTTATGCCGCCGTATTGGGTAATACTCATGCACCCCAGAAAGATAAAGGTGTGTATAAAACAACAGATGGAGGCAAAACCTGGCAACAGGTATTTTTTGTCAATGAATATACAGGATGTAATGAGATTGAAATAGACCTGAATAACCCTGATATATTATTCGCTGCTATGTGGCAGGCCGATATAAAAACATGGGGACTGAAGTCCGGAGGAGAGGGCAGTGGTATCTACCGCTCGACAGATGCCGGCAAAACCTGGGAACCTATGAATACCAAAGGTATAGAGTTTGGTAAAAATCATCCTGTCGGAAAAACATCAGTCTGTATCGCACCATCCAACTCCAACATCGTTTATGCGCTCATAGAAGATAAGGAACCCAGATTGTATCGCACCGAAAATGGCGGAAATAGCTGGACATTGGTCAAAAAAGACCATTCTATGGCGCAACGCGCACCTTATTACACCAGGGTACGCGTATCCACCGGAAGTGCCGATGAAGTATATACCATTTGTGTCAATATCCTGAAATCCAAAGATGGAGGTAAAACCTGGGTAAAAGGGGAAGGAAGTCCATGGGCGATGGGCGGTGATTGTCATGATATGTGGTTTGACCCCAAAAATCCCAACAGACAAATGGTAGCTCATGATGGCTGTATGAATATGTCCATGAATGGCGGGAAATCATGGCAAAACATCAATCTACCTGTAGCACAAATGTATCATGTGGCTGTGGATAATATGATTCCGTACCATGTTTTTGGCAACAGGCAGGATGGATATTCTTATCGTGGTCCGTCCAACAGCAGGACAGGAAGTATCACACTCAGCCATTGGGAGAATTGTGGTGGATGTGAGTCAGGTTTTGCTCAGGCCGATCCGTTTCAACCCAATATTATCTGGTCTGGCTGTTATGATGGTGGACTGGATGTCACGGATATGAATACAGGTATAGCAAGAGATGTAAGGGTATGGCCGGAAACTCAGTACGGCTGGAAACCTGCAGATGTAAAATATCGCTGGCACTGGAATTTTCCGATGGTCATCTCTAAGCATCAACGAAATACCGTGTGGGTAGGAAGCCAGTTTATACACAGGACTACCAACGGAGGTCAATCGTGGGAAATCATCAGCCCTGACCTCACGACTGCCGATCCCTCCAAAATGGACAATTCAGGTGGTATAGCCAATGATAACCTCAATACCTGGGATGGATGTACTACACTCAATATGGCTGAATCCCCTGTGGCAGATGGTACGCTTTGGGTAGGTACCAATGATGGTTTGCTCCATGTCACCACTGATGGTGGCAAAAACTGGATCAATGTGACTAAAAACATATCCGGTTTGCCGGAAGGTGGTTCGGTTTCTTGTATCGAGCCATCTCATTTTGATGCAAAAACCTGCTATGTATCATACAGACTCAATTATATAGGTGATACAAAATCATACATTTTTAAAACCACAGACAATGGTCTTACCTGGATAAAAATTAAGGGTGATATTCCGCAAAATCAATTATCCACCATTTTCCAGATCAAAGAAGACCCCGCATTAAAAGGTTTGTTGTATACCGGCACAGACAATGGCTTGTATTTTTCCCACAATGATGGTCAAAAATGGACACGGCTGAAAAATAACCTCCCTCCGGCGCCTGTATATGGTATTGCGGTTCAAAAGCACTTTGGCGACCTGGTGATTGGCACATACGGACGTGGTTTTTATATCCTGGATGACTTGACACCTATCAGAGAGTGGACAAACCAGGTGAAAGACAAATCTAATCATTTGTTTGGTATAAGACCGGCCTATAGATTTCAAAGATTACAAGGTACGCATGCTGAGGGAGGTGATTTTTCAGGTCAAAATCCTTCCTACGGGGCGACTATCAATTATTATCAAAAAGATACTTTATCAAAAGCTGCAAAAATTGTTGTCTTAAACATGTCGGGAGATACCATAAAAAAATATACGGCTATAAACAAATCCGGTATTTTCAGAACAAATTGGGATCTACGTGGAGAAGCAGCCAAACTGCCCAGACTGAGCACCAAACCAAGAGGCAATGATTGGCTGGAGTTGGACAAAGATGGTACAAGACCTATCTATCCCTGGGACTTAGATATGCAACCGGGTCTTAATGCACCTTTGGTACCTGAAGGAAAGTATAAAGTACAATATATTGCGGACAACAAAGTACAGGAACAAATAGTCGAAGTCAAAAAAGATCCCAATTTACCAAGCAGCACAGAAGATATCAAAAAGCAATACGAATTCGGTGTGAAACTCAACAGAGACATTAAAGTCACCACAAAGCTTATTGAAGATATGGAAAAACAAAGGGCAGCTTTACTCAAAGCCATAGCCAGTGAAAAATCAGACATAAAGAAAAAGGACCTGACTCATCTTGAAGAACAAATCTACCAATTAGAAAGTGGACTATTGGATTTGAAGCAGACCGGTGCAAGGCAAGATAACTTTAGAAATCCTGTGAATGTTCTGGAGCGTTTTCTTGCTATAGGAAAAGAGCTATTAGTATCCAGTGGAGACCATCCGCCTACCAACCAACAAGCAGAAGTCTATACATTGACCAATAAAAAATTAATATCTATTCAGGAAGCGCACAAAAAACTGATGGAATCAAAAGAGTGGAAGGCATGGATAGGGGACAGGCCTTAAAATAGATAAAAAATGTCTGATAGAACCTGACGAATGATGACATTACGTTAATGAAACTAATAATTCAATTACTTTGGACATCATTACACATACCATGTCGGGAGTCTTAGTTGGAGCTACAGTCGCTTCATCTGCAATTAGCACCAAGGCAAAAATAAACATCATTCTGGTTGGAGCATTGGGAGGTTGTTTGCCGGACATTGACGCCATCAGTCTTTGGTCGGGATTTGATGATACTTTTGGAAAAATATTTAATCTCAATCATGCCGGACATGAGATATATTTCAGTAAGTTTTGGTACTCACATCATGGTTTTTTCCACTCCATAGCAGCGATAGTAGTATACCTATTGCTATATGTGACAGTAATGAAAATGGATGCAATAATGGCCAAGAAATCAACAAATGTAAACTATCATGCCTTTGTGGCATTTTCAGGTGGATATCTGGCACATATACTTAAAGACTTACCTACGCCTTCGGGAAGTTGGGGTGGTATCAATCTGTTCTGGCCTTCTTCTGAGTGGATTGGTGGTACCGGACAGACGTGGTGGTGGAACAATTATGATATATTTTTGATAGTTTTGGTCTCATGCACCATCAACATTATTATGGCCTTTTGGAATACTAAATGGAAGAAAACAGTTTCTATAACAATTTTGTCAATGGCTTTCTTTATGATCATTTTTCAAATCAACAACAGACATTTTGATTTCAATGCCAGTGGTTATGGGGCAAAAGAATCCATTTCACTGGACATCCAAAGGGAAATTCTTGGTGAAAAGCTTTTTGACTTCATGGTCAAATTGGATAATAAGATAAAGATCAATTTCTAAATAATTAATACCTACTTATATCCATTGTAAAATTATACTTGATTTGAATTGACAACTTTTTATTAGTCAAAAGTTATTGAATTATACATTCTTAATGTATTGGATCGAGGACTTCGACCATCACGGAAAATGATTCTCAAATTTGAAATATGAACTAAATAATATATTTTGATGTTAAAAAGATCGAGTAATAAATTAAGATGAGACAAGTAACTATATATACGACTGATAAGGAATATAGCCATTTTATAGAGCTGGCAAAAAACCTTCATTATGTCAAAAAAATAGAAACAGATGAAGAACCATCAAAGACTTTACTTATAAATGAGATCAAAGAAGCTGTTGATAATCTTGCTTTAGCCAGAAAAGGTAAACTAAAACTTAAATCTGCAAGAGAATTGTATAATGAGTTATAATGTTTTATCTATTCCGCCTTTTAATAAGCAAATAAAACGTTTAAGCAAAAAATACCCGTCTTTAAAAGAAGAATTCCTTAATTTAATTGAAAGCCTTGAAGAAAACCCTATTCAGGGTATCGATCTAGGTAACAATTGTTTTAAAATTCGACTATCTATCGCATCCAAGGGGAAAGGTAAAAGTGGAGGTGCAAGAGTAATTACAAATATATTCATTTCTTCTGAAACAGTATATTTGCTTGCCATTTATGACAAGTCTGAAAAAGAAAACCTGTCAGAAAAGGAACTGATCGAACTGCTGAGATTTTTGCCTGAATAGAAACACAAAAGACGAATTTGTTATAAACAAATTGGATAATCAAATAAAGATCAATTTCTAAATAATACCTACCTTTACAGCCATAAGCAATAATGGTGAATGTGGATACATCCCTTCTGAGTGAAATAAAAAACCTGGCAACATCTCTGCGTTCGGAAGTGGTGGATATAAGACGTCATCTCCACATGCATCCTGAGTTATCTTTTGAAGAGGTACAGACAGCTGCCTGGATCTGTGGTCAATTGGATGAATTGGTTATACCTTATACCAAAAATTGGGCAGGAAATGGAATTGTGGCAGAAATCCGTAGTACAAATTCTGACAAAGTAGTAGCGCTCAGAGCAGATATGGATGCGCTTCCTATTATGGAAGCCAATGAAGTCACATACAAATCAGTGCATCATGGAGTCATGCACGCATGTGGGCATGATGTACACATGGCTTGTTTATTGGGTGCTGTAAAAATTCTGCATAAATTACAAGACAAGCTTCCGCATTCTGTCAGATGTATCTTTCAACCAGGTGAAGAAAAACTTCCTGGTGGTGCATCCATGATGATCAGGGAAGGAGTCTTGGAAAATCCTGTTCCTTCAGCGATCCTGGGACAGCACGTTTTTCCATCTTTACAAGCCGGAAAAGTGGGAATCAGATCAGGGCTCTACATGGCATCGGCTGATGAGATATTTATCACAGTTTCGGGAAAAGGAGGTCATGGTGGAATGCCAAATGAGTGCACAGACACCATACTTGCGGCGTCACAGATGATCGTAAGTCTCCAGCAAATTGTGTCACGACGTAATAATCCATCAACACCATCCGTGCTCAGCTTTGGAAAGTTTCAGAGTGATGGAGGCGCTACCAATATCATACCGGATACCATAAAAATTGAAGGTACTTTTCGGACTATGGATGAAGATTGGCGGTGTCAGGCACACGGACTGATCACATCTATAGCACAGGATGTATGCAAAGCCTATGGTGCAAAATGTGATATCAATATCATCAAAGGATATCCTTGTCTGATCAATGAGCCATCTTTATCCACTTCTGTAAAAACATTGATGGTGGCTTATCTTGGGGTGGAAAATGTTGTTGACCTCCCGCTCAGAATGACATCTGAAGATTTTTCATTTTATTCTCAGGTGATCCCTGCATGTTTCTACAGATTAGGCACCGGAAATTCGGAAAAAGGGATAACATCTCCGGTACACACACCTACATTTGATATTGACGAAAGTGCTCTTGAAGTCGGTATGGGTCTTTTAGCATGGAATGCTTTCAATGTTTGACAGTCTTATCAGCTCAATTTTCCAGATTTTTTTAGTATTATGATTGATGACAACGCTTTCGGATTTCCTAAAGCCTGGTATGGCGATGATTTCATGATCATGTGTCATCACTACCAGTTTTTCCTTATCAAAGAGATTTACTTTATGGTTGGTGAAAAAGTCACTTAGCACCTGAGATTTTCCGCCCATACCTGAAGGTTTGAATTTATCACCTGGCATAATACCGCGTAATATTACCTTTCCGGTCAATCGATCTGCATTAAGGTATAAGGTGTTATGTGTATCCTGCATGCTTTTACCTTCAAAAGATACTTCCGAAATGATGATTTTGCGATCGGCCCATTCATGAGAAAATGGCAGACTATGGATTATTATTTCCCTATCAAAATTGAAAACCTGGCCTTTACGACGGATGATGAGTTGGGCGCGGTCGGTGATAGCTTCATGGCTATCTGTCAAAAAACGCTTGCCGGAAGATGTTTTGCTGTTTATAATATCTGAAGTTTGGTCGATATTAAATCCAAAGGTTTTTATCAAATGAAAAAGCCACTGAACGTATATCGGATCCGTGTTGAATGTATTTAATTGAATACTAATATAAGTTGGCTTATGAGTAATAATTTCTGACGAAACCTTTTCTATTAAAAAATCAAGTAATTTTTTCGTATCGCTGAGATTTTCAATACTTCTTACGATGCCGGAGTATGATCTTATATCTGTTTCATAAATGGATGGTAAAATATTGTTTCGAAGTTTGTTTCTCAGATATTTATTGCTCTTATTACTACTGTCTTCTCTGTAATTTACGGAGTTTTCAGTACTGAAATCTTCAATTTCTTTTCTGGTTGCAAAAAGTAATGGGCGGATGATTTTTCCATTTATTGCTTCAATACCATCCAGCCCGGACAATCCACTTCCTCTCATGAGATTGATAAAATACGTTTCTACCATATCGTCTTTGTGATGTGCGGTAGCAATTTTGTCAAAATGATGCTCTTCAGCAAGTTGATACAACCATGCATATCTGATTTTTCTGGCTTTGTCCTGCATATTGCCGCTACTAAATTCAGTCGGATCAATATCAAGCTGAAAAAATGGGATGTTATATTTTTCTGCATAGTTTCGGACCAAAGTGGCATCTAAGTCCGATTCTTTTCCCCTTAATCTGTGGTTGATATGGGCCAAAGCAATAACATAACCTGCCTGATGGAAAAGATGCGTCATCACCATGGAATCCTGTCCACCAGATACGGCAAGTAATATTTTTTTGTCCTGACTTACTATTTTTTTCTCCCGAATATAAGATAAAAACCTTTCAAGCATTAATTTTGCTATTCCATTTATTAATTCACAAAATAAACACAATTTTAAAATATGAGATCATTGTTAGTAATTTTAGTTTTTTTTATAGTTACATTGATGGCATGCAAAACTGATAATACACCTGGAAAAGGAAAAGATACAAAGCAGGAACCGATAAATGATGCTTACATCCTTCTCAATCAGACAGGTATCGCTCCGGTAGAGTTGGAAGCCATGCGAAAGACTGCATCAGAAACACTGGCATTCAGAAAAAAAGAGTCCGGTAACAAGTCTTACACCATTATGGACAAGGATATTTGGGCTTTTGGAGGTTTTGTTACAGAGTCAAAAACTTTATTTACTGATTCATTAGGAGGTGCCTGGATCGATTTTAAGGAAAACCTTACTTATGACTATGGCAAATATGACAAAAAAGGCGGAAGCGGACATTATTATTATGATATGGAAAAAGCCACTTTACTGATGCTGGACGATAATCCAGCCATCAAACCACAGGAATTTGATGTGAAAATCAGAGAGGATATGTTAGTTATTGTTGGTCAGCCAAATACACGAGATAACAACATTCAGGCGAAACTTGACAGGATGCCATCTTATCCGTCCAAAGTGAAACCAACCGCTGCACCGCAATAAAGCAAGCAAATTCTTAAGCAGATTTGTTTAGAGTATGTTTAAATTTTTATGTTTGAGCGAAAGTGAGAAAATTTAATTTTGGACAATATGACTGAATGGTCTCGTCTACAGACGAGAATTGAGTAAAATAGTTTACTCAATAAAGCTTTGCAGTGAGCGTAGTCGAAGTGTGAAGTAAGTGTGAAGTAACTGCGAGCAGCTGCTCGAAGCTAATACTGAATATAGCCGTTCAAGACGGTTTTTTAATAAAAATGTCATGATCGGGATAGAAGTGTCCCGAAAGTTCAAGCGTAGCTTGACACAATACGGCGAAAAATATAATGCTGGATAAAATTAAATTTGCCGCTTGGTGCCAAATGATAAAATTTTAAACACTCTAAGGTCAAACGTTGAAAAAAGGGTAGGATAGGGGGTTTTATTTTTGCTTTTTTCTCTAGTAAAAAGTCATGAGACTCTTCT
Proteins encoded in this region:
- a CDS encoding glycosyl hydrolase translates to MLFTSFIYSQDNSSKSFDNLKFRYIGVDGNRTIAVVGEVGNPMVSYVGAASGGIFKTEDGGLNWKPIFDDQDVAAIGSLAIAPSNQNQIWCGTGETFVIRPAHQYGNGIYKSSDAGKTWKHMGLENSARIGRIVVHPVDTNTVYAAVLGNTHAPQKDKGVYKTTDGGKTWQQVFFVNEYTGCNEIEIDLNNPDILFAAMWQADIKTWGLKSGGEGSGIYRSTDAGKTWEPMNTKGIEFGKNHPVGKTSVCIAPSNSNIVYALIEDKEPRLYRTENGGNSWTLVKKDHSMAQRAPYYTRVRVSTGSADEVYTICVNILKSKDGGKTWVKGEGSPWAMGGDCHDMWFDPKNPNRQMVAHDGCMNMSMNGGKSWQNINLPVAQMYHVAVDNMIPYHVFGNRQDGYSYRGPSNSRTGSITLSHWENCGGCESGFAQADPFQPNIIWSGCYDGGLDVTDMNTGIARDVRVWPETQYGWKPADVKYRWHWNFPMVISKHQRNTVWVGSQFIHRTTNGGQSWEIISPDLTTADPSKMDNSGGIANDNLNTWDGCTTLNMAESPVADGTLWVGTNDGLLHVTTDGGKNWINVTKNISGLPEGGSVSCIEPSHFDAKTCYVSYRLNYIGDTKSYIFKTTDNGLTWIKIKGDIPQNQLSTIFQIKEDPALKGLLYTGTDNGLYFSHNDGQKWTRLKNNLPPAPVYGIAVQKHFGDLVIGTYGRGFYILDDLTPIREWTNQVKDKSNHLFGIRPAYRFQRLQGTHAEGGDFSGQNPSYGATINYYQKDTLSKAAKIVVLNMSGDTIKKYTAINKSGIFRTNWDLRGEAAKLPRLSTKPRGNDWLELDKDGTRPIYPWDLDMQPGLNAPLVPEGKYKVQYIADNKVQEQIVEVKKDPNLPSSTEDIKKQYEFGVKLNRDIKVTTKLIEDMEKQRAALLKAIASEKSDIKKKDLTHLEEQIYQLESGLLDLKQTGARQDNFRNPVNVLERFLAIGKELLVSSGDHPPTNQQAEVYTLTNKKLISIQEAHKKLMESKEWKAWIGDRP
- a CDS encoding metal-dependent hydrolase, with the protein product MDIITHTMSGVLVGATVASSAISTKAKINIILVGALGGCLPDIDAISLWSGFDDTFGKIFNLNHAGHEIYFSKFWYSHHGFFHSIAAIVVYLLLYVTVMKMDAIMAKKSTNVNYHAFVAFSGGYLAHILKDLPTPSGSWGGINLFWPSSEWIGGTGQTWWWNNYDIFLIVLVSCTINIIMAFWNTKWKKTVSITILSMAFFMIIFQINNRHFDFNASGYGAKESISLDIQREILGEKLFDFMVKLDNKIKINF
- a CDS encoding type II toxin-antitoxin system RelE/ParE family toxin produces the protein MSYNVLSIPPFNKQIKRLSKKYPSLKEEFLNLIESLEENPIQGIDLGNNCFKIRLSIASKGKGKSGGARVITNIFISSETVYLLAIYDKSEKENLSEKELIELLRFLPE
- a CDS encoding amidohydrolase, with translation MVNVDTSLLSEIKNLATSLRSEVVDIRRHLHMHPELSFEEVQTAAWICGQLDELVIPYTKNWAGNGIVAEIRSTNSDKVVALRADMDALPIMEANEVTYKSVHHGVMHACGHDVHMACLLGAVKILHKLQDKLPHSVRCIFQPGEEKLPGGASMMIREGVLENPVPSAILGQHVFPSLQAGKVGIRSGLYMASADEIFITVSGKGGHGGMPNECTDTILAASQMIVSLQQIVSRRNNPSTPSVLSFGKFQSDGGATNIIPDTIKIEGTFRTMDEDWRCQAHGLITSIAQDVCKAYGAKCDINIIKGYPCLINEPSLSTSVKTLMVAYLGVENVVDLPLRMTSEDFSFYSQVIPACFYRLGTGNSEKGITSPVHTPTFDIDESALEVGMGLLAWNAFNV
- the tilS gene encoding tRNA lysidine(34) synthetase TilS, with amino-acid sequence MLERFLSYIREKKIVSQDKKILLAVSGGQDSMVMTHLFHQAGYVIALAHINHRLRGKESDLDATLVRNYAEKYNIPFFQLDIDPTEFSSGNMQDKARKIRYAWLYQLAEEHHFDKIATAHHKDDMVETYFINLMRGSGLSGLDGIEAINGKIIRPLLFATRKEIEDFSTENSVNYREDSSNKSNKYLRNKLRNNILPSIYETDIRSYSGIVRSIENLSDTKKLLDFLIEKVSSEIITHKPTYISIQLNTFNTDPIYVQWLFHLIKTFGFNIDQTSDIINSKTSSGKRFLTDSHEAITDRAQLIIRRKGQVFNFDREIIIHSLPFSHEWADRKIIISEVSFEGKSMQDTHNTLYLNADRLTGKVILRGIMPGDKFKPSGMGGKSQVLSDFFTNHKVNLFDKEKLVVMTHDHEIIAIPGFRKSESVVINHNTKKIWKIELIRLSNIESIPC